From a single Brassica napus cultivar Da-Ae chromosome C9, Da-Ae, whole genome shotgun sequence genomic region:
- the LOC106369910 gene encoding trafficking protein particle complex subunit 8-like isoform X1 encodes MVEPVNSSLGKMLLEEVSPVVMVLCTPLVEETFLKNGLSFVETLKPFCNFSNIDVPVRTSGDQLYRLKKFTLRLFNAADIRQPNVEVAKQRLEHVITQAGEKVFHDLESDPPQITDILSNSESEIAPTWFQYYNKELIRTLSFSDHEAFDHPVACLLVVSSKDEDPLNKFVDLFNTNRLPSLLNDGVMDPKILKHFLLVHDNQDATTERLTSKVLSEMRSTFGNNECNLLCTNSSKEGNVEHQANPWASFKSSVPAEKLGCALTGDDIGEIKELMQEFASRHIIPYMEQKVRDLNQQISATRKGLRNQIKNLWWRKGKDDIPDSTKGSIYTFSSTESQIRILGDYAFMLHDYELALSSYRLISTDYKLDKAWKHYAGVQEMMGLAYFISDQSIKEAEYCMENASSTYMKLGKSGFQNATRCGLWWAEMLKARDQYKEAASVYFRICGEEPLHAAVMLEQASYCFVLTKPAMLHKYGFHLVLSGDHYKICDQVNHAIRTYRSAISVYESTTWSHIKDHVYFHIGQWYAIVGMNDVAVRNMLRVLDCGNQSKSTQEIFLRDFFDIVKKTGMKHEVVGLRLPIISMSSLQVIYEDHRTYASQASALVEESIWQSLEDDIIPSLNSGKSNWLELQSKLLPKKYKESNVCVVGESVKLDMEFRNPLLISTSVTSVSLICELTENSDDLKLVEKETSSLSLGTEHNQVTTSGFSSFTLSEVDFTLGGGEKKLVRLTVTPSEEGILKIVGVRWELSGSIVGVHYFQSVPTKAKTNKAKRKNKLTPTDALKFLVIKSLPRLEGSVDHLPDKLYAGDLRYLVLELKNNSESPIKNLKMKISHPRFVNPESHEEELTPGFPDCLKKGPEQNTVQRETSRTSVFAFPKDVSLQGDRSLRWPLWLRAAIPGTISLYFTIYYEMENVSSIMKYRTLRMHYSLQVLPSLETSFEITPSPSRLQEFLVRMDIVNRANSDSFEIHQLSTVGCRWGISLLQPVDTILPSKSILPGQGLSCFFMIKDCRKPGTEEEKTTSILPSQTDIKLITQDDDEKLFDIVNSPLASFHESERSCHGTSDQLSPNTVDFILISRLAKSSNPSAEQDLPKILSHHSCHNRIRSSIPLSWSLDGPKTMYHDFSTSFCEIKLKMVIRNTSDGFLSVSINTIDGLPDAAAPTPSSGNLSGWRYVPAITEEMKLTSDVMGSRLGKPPPSMESSPPFIWSGSSSTKVQIQPLSRTEIPLQISVFSPGVYNLCSYTLTWELSEHENALSSTSSGICQGYPCYLTVLQSE; translated from the exons ATGGTGGAGCCGGTGAACTCTTCGCTTGGGAAAATGCTATTGGAGGAGGTTAGTCCTGTAGTCATGGTTCTCTGCACGCCTCTCGTTGAAGAGACTTTCCTCAAGAATGGACTATCCTTTGTGGAAACGCTCAAGCCGTTCTGCAACTTCAGTAACATCGATG TTCCTGTTCGGACCTCAGGCGATCAGCTTTATCGGCTAAAGAAATTTACGCTGAGATTGTTTAATGCAGCTGATATCAGACAACCAAACGTAGAG GTTGCAAAGCAACGGCTAGAACATGTTATTACTCAAGCTGGGGAGAAGGTTTTTCACGATTTGGAATCTGATCCTCCTCAAATTACTGATATACTCTCTA ATTCAGAGTCTGAAATTGCACCCACATGGTTTCAGTATTACAATAAAGAACTTATCCGCACCTTGTCATTTTCAGACCATGAAGCTTTTGATCATCCTGTGGCTT GTCTCTTGGTCGTTTCATCAAAAGACGAAGAccctttaaataaatttgtagatCTTTTCAACACCAATAGATTACCTTCTCTGCTTAATGATGGTGTAATGGACCCAAAGATTTTGAAGCATTTCCTATTGGTGCATGACAATCAAGATGCAACAACAGAGAGGTT AACGTCTAAAGTTCTGTCTGAGATGAGAAGTACATTTGGAAACAATGAATGCAACTTACTTTGCACTAATTCATCTAAAGAGGGGAACGTAGAACACCAGGCTAATCCATGGGCTTCATTT AAATCAAGTGTCCCGGCTGAAAAACTTGGATGTGCTCTTACTGGCGACGATATTGGGGAG ATCAAAGAGCTGATGCAAGAGTTTGCTTCCAGGCATATAATTCCGTACATGGAGCAGAAAGTCCGAGATCTTAATCAACAG ATTTCTGCAACAAGGAAAGGACTCAGAAACCAGATAAAGAACTTGTGgtggagaaaaggaaaagacGATATTCCGGATTCAACCAAAGGTTCTAT CTATACCTTTAGCTCCACCGAATCTCAAATCAGAATTTTGGGTGACTACGCCTTCATGTTGCATGACTATGAACTTGCATTGTCTAGCTATCGCTTAATATCAACTGATTACAAGCTCGATAAAGCTTGGAAGCACTATGCCGGTGTCCAG GAAATGATGGGACTCGCATATTTCATCTCAGACCAGTCAATAAAGGAAGCTGAGTACTGCATGGAAAATGCATCCAGCACTTATATG AAACTTGGGAAGTCTGGCTTTCAAAATGCTACGAGATGTGGGCTCTGGTGGGCAGAGATGCTAAAGGCTAGAGACCAGTATAAAGAAGCGGCTTCTGTTTACTTCCGCATATGTGGAGAG GAACCATTGCACGCTGCTGTTATGTTAGAGCAAGCTTCTTACTGCTTCGTGTTAACTAAGCCAGCGATGCTACACAAGTATGGATTTCATCTAGTTCTCTCAGGAGACCACTATAAAATCTGTGATCAG GTTAACCATGCAATTCGTACATATAGAAGCGCGATCTCTGTTTATGAATCAACTACTTGGAGCCATATCAAAGACCATGTTTACTTTCATATTGGACA GTGGTATGCAATTGTCGGGATGAATGATGTTGCAGTTAGAAACATGCTCAGAGTACTGGACTGTGGAAACCAGTCCAAGTCTACCCAAGAGATTTTTCTCAGAGACTTTTTCGACATAGTTAAG AAAACTGGGATGAAGCATGAAGTGGTGGGACTTCGACTACCAATTATTAGCATGTCGTCTCttcaagttatatatgaagaccATCGCACTTATGCATCTCAAGCTTCT GCTCTTGTAGAAGAGAGCATCTGGCAATCATTGGAGGATGATATCATTCCATCGTTGAATTCTGGCAAGTCAAACTGGCTGGAGTTACAGTCAAAGCTACTGCCTAAGAAATACAAGGAATCAAATGTTTGTGTCGTTGGAG AGTCAGTGAAATTGGATATGGAGTTTAGGAATCCACTGCTAATCTCTACTTCCGTTACAAGCGTCTCTCTCATCTGTGAACTTACCGAAAATTCTGATGACTTAAAATTGG TAGAAAAAGAGACAAGTAGCTTAAGCTTGGGGACCGAACACAATCA GGTTACAACCTCTGGTTTCTCTTCTTTCACCTTGTCTGAAGTGGACTTCACATTAGGCGGAGGCGAGAAAAAGTTG GTGAGGCTCACGGTCACCCCCAGTGAAGAAGGTATCCTCAAAATTGTCGGTGTAAGGTGGGAGTTGTCTGGCTCCATTGTAGGCGTGCATTACTTCCAATCTGTGCCTACAAAGGCAAAAACTAACAAggcaaaaaggaaaaacaaacttACTCCCACTGATGCCTTGAAATTTTTAGTCATCAAG AGTCTACCCAGGCTTGAGGGTTCAGTTGATCATCTGCCTGACAAATTGTATGCTGGAGATCTTCGTTATCTTGTTTTAGAGTTAAAAAATAATTCAGAATCTCCAATAAAG AATCTTAAAATGAAGATTAGCCATCCAAGATTTGTAAATCCTGAAAGTCATGAAGAAGAGCTGACACCCGGATTTCCAGATTGCTTAAAGAAGGGCCCTGAACAAAATACTGTCCAGCGTGAAACAAGTAGAACTAGTGTATTTGCATTTCCAAAG GATGTATCACTACAAGGAGACCGATCTTTGAGGTGGCCTCTTTGGCTTCGAGCTGCCATCCCTGGAACGATATCTTTGTATTTCACAATATACTATGAGATGGAAAATGTATCAAGCATCATGAAATATCGCACCCTAAGGATGCATTATAGTTTACAG gttttaCCATCTCTAGAGACCTCGTTTGAAATCACCCCCTCTCCATCAAGATTGCAAGAATTTCTTGTGCGTATGGATATCGTGAACCGTGCGAATTCAGATTCTTTCGAAATTCATCAGTTGTCAACAGTTGGGTGTCGGTGGGGTATCTCGTTGCTTCAGCCTGTTGATACAATCTTGCCTTCCAAGTCTATACTCCCTGGGCAAGGTTTATCATGTTTCTTCATGATTAAG GATTGCAGAAAACCCGGGACTGAAGAAGAGAAAACCACGTCTATTCTTCCCAGCCAAACCGACATAAAACTGATTACTCAGGATGACGATGAAAAGCTTTTTGATATTGTTAACTCACCTTTAGCAAGCTTCCATGAAAGTGAAAGGTCATGTCACGGAACCTCAGATCAG TTAAGTCCGAATACCGTTGACTTCATTCTCATCTCGCGCCTAGCAAAATCTAGCAATCCATCAGCAGAGCAAGATTTACCGAAGATTCTGTCTCACCATTCATGTCACAATAG AATAAGGAGCTCAATCCCGCTCTCATGGTCACTAGACGGTCCGAAGACCATGTACCACGATTTCTCGACCTCCTTTTGTGAAATTAAACTAAAGATGGTAATCAGAAACACATCTGATGGATTTTTATCTGTGAGCATCAACACCATTGATGGCCTACCGGATGCAGCAGCACCAACTCCTTCCTCTGGAAACCTGTCCGGGTGGCGCTACGTACCAGCCATAACAGAGGAAATGAAACTAACTTCAGACGTCATGGGAAGCCGCCTGGGCAAACCACCACCTTCCATGGAAAGCTCGCCTCCTTTCATATGGTCAGGTTCAAGTTCCACAAAGGTCCAGATCCAGCCATTGTCCAGAACAGAGATCCCCCTGCAGATATCGGTTTTCTCTCCAGGTGTCTACAATCTATGTTCATATACACTTACATGGGAGCTTTCCGAACATGAAAACGCATTGTCATCAACATCATCAGGGATATGCCAAGGCTATCCTTGTTACCTTACTGTTCTTCAGTCTGAGTGA
- the LOC106369910 gene encoding trafficking protein particle complex subunit 8-like isoform X3 encodes MVEPVNSSLGKMLLEEVSPVVMVLCTPLVEETFLKNGLSFVETLKPFCNFSNIDVPVRTSGDQLYRLKKFTLRLFNAADIRQPNVEVAKQRLEHVITQAGEKVFHDLESDPPQITDILSNSESEIAPTWFQYYNKELIRTLSFSDHEAFDHPVACLLVVSSKDEDPLNKFVDLFNTNRLPSLLNDGVMDPKILKHFLLVHDNQDATTERLTSKVLSEMRSTFGNNECNLLCTNSSKEGNVEHQANPWASFKSSVPAEKLGCALTGDDIGEIKELMQEFASRHIIPYMEQKVRDLNQQISATRKGLRNQIKNLWWRKGKDDIPDSTKGSIYTFSSTESQIRILGDYAFMLHDYELALSSYRLISTDYKLDKAWKHYAGVQEMMGLAYFISDQSIKEAEYCMENASSTYMKLGKSGFQNATRCGLWWAEMLKARDQYKEAASVYFRICGEEPLHAAVMLEQASYCFVLTKPAMLHKYGFHLVLSGDHYKICDQVNHAIRTYRSAISVYESTTWSHIKDHVYFHIGQWYAIVGMNDVAVRNMLRVLDCGNQSKSTQEIFLRDFFDIVKKTGMKHEVVGLRLPIISMSSLQVIYEDHRTYASQASALVEESIWQSLEDDIIPSLNSGKSNWLELQSKLLPKKYKESNVCVVGESVKLDMEFRNPLLISTSVTSVSLICELTENSDDLKLEKETSSLSLGTEHNQVTTSGFSSFTLSEVDFTLGGGEKKLVRLTVTPSEEGILKIVGVRWELSGSIVGVHYFQSVPTKAKTNKAKRKNKLTPTDALKFLVIKSLPRLEGSVDHLPDKLYAGDLRYLVLELKNNSESPIKNLKMKISHPRFVNPESHEEELTPGFPDCLKKGPEQNTVQRETSRTSVFAFPKDVSLQGDRSLRWPLWLRAAIPGTISLYFTIYYEMENVSSIMKYRTLRMHYSLQVLPSLETSFEITPSPSRLQEFLVRMDIVNRANSDSFEIHQLSTVGCRWGISLLQPVDTILPSKSILPGQGLSCFFMIKDCRKPGTEEEKTTSILPSQTDIKLITQDDDEKLFDIVNSPLASFHESERSCHGTSDQLSPNTVDFILISRLAKSSNPSAEQDLPKILSHHSCHNRIRSSIPLSWSLDGPKTMYHDFSTSFCEIKLKMVIRNTSDGFLSVSINTIDGLPDAAAPTPSSGNLSGWRYVPAITEEMKLTSDVMGSRLGKPPPSMESSPPFIWSGSSSTKVQIQPLSRTEIPLQISVFSPGVYNLCSYTLTWELSEHENALSSTSSGICQGYPCYLTVLQSE; translated from the exons ATGGTGGAGCCGGTGAACTCTTCGCTTGGGAAAATGCTATTGGAGGAGGTTAGTCCTGTAGTCATGGTTCTCTGCACGCCTCTCGTTGAAGAGACTTTCCTCAAGAATGGACTATCCTTTGTGGAAACGCTCAAGCCGTTCTGCAACTTCAGTAACATCGATG TTCCTGTTCGGACCTCAGGCGATCAGCTTTATCGGCTAAAGAAATTTACGCTGAGATTGTTTAATGCAGCTGATATCAGACAACCAAACGTAGAG GTTGCAAAGCAACGGCTAGAACATGTTATTACTCAAGCTGGGGAGAAGGTTTTTCACGATTTGGAATCTGATCCTCCTCAAATTACTGATATACTCTCTA ATTCAGAGTCTGAAATTGCACCCACATGGTTTCAGTATTACAATAAAGAACTTATCCGCACCTTGTCATTTTCAGACCATGAAGCTTTTGATCATCCTGTGGCTT GTCTCTTGGTCGTTTCATCAAAAGACGAAGAccctttaaataaatttgtagatCTTTTCAACACCAATAGATTACCTTCTCTGCTTAATGATGGTGTAATGGACCCAAAGATTTTGAAGCATTTCCTATTGGTGCATGACAATCAAGATGCAACAACAGAGAGGTT AACGTCTAAAGTTCTGTCTGAGATGAGAAGTACATTTGGAAACAATGAATGCAACTTACTTTGCACTAATTCATCTAAAGAGGGGAACGTAGAACACCAGGCTAATCCATGGGCTTCATTT AAATCAAGTGTCCCGGCTGAAAAACTTGGATGTGCTCTTACTGGCGACGATATTGGGGAG ATCAAAGAGCTGATGCAAGAGTTTGCTTCCAGGCATATAATTCCGTACATGGAGCAGAAAGTCCGAGATCTTAATCAACAG ATTTCTGCAACAAGGAAAGGACTCAGAAACCAGATAAAGAACTTGTGgtggagaaaaggaaaagacGATATTCCGGATTCAACCAAAGGTTCTAT CTATACCTTTAGCTCCACCGAATCTCAAATCAGAATTTTGGGTGACTACGCCTTCATGTTGCATGACTATGAACTTGCATTGTCTAGCTATCGCTTAATATCAACTGATTACAAGCTCGATAAAGCTTGGAAGCACTATGCCGGTGTCCAG GAAATGATGGGACTCGCATATTTCATCTCAGACCAGTCAATAAAGGAAGCTGAGTACTGCATGGAAAATGCATCCAGCACTTATATG AAACTTGGGAAGTCTGGCTTTCAAAATGCTACGAGATGTGGGCTCTGGTGGGCAGAGATGCTAAAGGCTAGAGACCAGTATAAAGAAGCGGCTTCTGTTTACTTCCGCATATGTGGAGAG GAACCATTGCACGCTGCTGTTATGTTAGAGCAAGCTTCTTACTGCTTCGTGTTAACTAAGCCAGCGATGCTACACAAGTATGGATTTCATCTAGTTCTCTCAGGAGACCACTATAAAATCTGTGATCAG GTTAACCATGCAATTCGTACATATAGAAGCGCGATCTCTGTTTATGAATCAACTACTTGGAGCCATATCAAAGACCATGTTTACTTTCATATTGGACA GTGGTATGCAATTGTCGGGATGAATGATGTTGCAGTTAGAAACATGCTCAGAGTACTGGACTGTGGAAACCAGTCCAAGTCTACCCAAGAGATTTTTCTCAGAGACTTTTTCGACATAGTTAAG AAAACTGGGATGAAGCATGAAGTGGTGGGACTTCGACTACCAATTATTAGCATGTCGTCTCttcaagttatatatgaagaccATCGCACTTATGCATCTCAAGCTTCT GCTCTTGTAGAAGAGAGCATCTGGCAATCATTGGAGGATGATATCATTCCATCGTTGAATTCTGGCAAGTCAAACTGGCTGGAGTTACAGTCAAAGCTACTGCCTAAGAAATACAAGGAATCAAATGTTTGTGTCGTTGGAG AGTCAGTGAAATTGGATATGGAGTTTAGGAATCCACTGCTAATCTCTACTTCCGTTACAAGCGTCTCTCTCATCTGTGAACTTACCGAAAATTCTGATGACTTAAAATTGG AAAAAGAGACAAGTAGCTTAAGCTTGGGGACCGAACACAATCA GGTTACAACCTCTGGTTTCTCTTCTTTCACCTTGTCTGAAGTGGACTTCACATTAGGCGGAGGCGAGAAAAAGTTG GTGAGGCTCACGGTCACCCCCAGTGAAGAAGGTATCCTCAAAATTGTCGGTGTAAGGTGGGAGTTGTCTGGCTCCATTGTAGGCGTGCATTACTTCCAATCTGTGCCTACAAAGGCAAAAACTAACAAggcaaaaaggaaaaacaaacttACTCCCACTGATGCCTTGAAATTTTTAGTCATCAAG AGTCTACCCAGGCTTGAGGGTTCAGTTGATCATCTGCCTGACAAATTGTATGCTGGAGATCTTCGTTATCTTGTTTTAGAGTTAAAAAATAATTCAGAATCTCCAATAAAG AATCTTAAAATGAAGATTAGCCATCCAAGATTTGTAAATCCTGAAAGTCATGAAGAAGAGCTGACACCCGGATTTCCAGATTGCTTAAAGAAGGGCCCTGAACAAAATACTGTCCAGCGTGAAACAAGTAGAACTAGTGTATTTGCATTTCCAAAG GATGTATCACTACAAGGAGACCGATCTTTGAGGTGGCCTCTTTGGCTTCGAGCTGCCATCCCTGGAACGATATCTTTGTATTTCACAATATACTATGAGATGGAAAATGTATCAAGCATCATGAAATATCGCACCCTAAGGATGCATTATAGTTTACAG gttttaCCATCTCTAGAGACCTCGTTTGAAATCACCCCCTCTCCATCAAGATTGCAAGAATTTCTTGTGCGTATGGATATCGTGAACCGTGCGAATTCAGATTCTTTCGAAATTCATCAGTTGTCAACAGTTGGGTGTCGGTGGGGTATCTCGTTGCTTCAGCCTGTTGATACAATCTTGCCTTCCAAGTCTATACTCCCTGGGCAAGGTTTATCATGTTTCTTCATGATTAAG GATTGCAGAAAACCCGGGACTGAAGAAGAGAAAACCACGTCTATTCTTCCCAGCCAAACCGACATAAAACTGATTACTCAGGATGACGATGAAAAGCTTTTTGATATTGTTAACTCACCTTTAGCAAGCTTCCATGAAAGTGAAAGGTCATGTCACGGAACCTCAGATCAG TTAAGTCCGAATACCGTTGACTTCATTCTCATCTCGCGCCTAGCAAAATCTAGCAATCCATCAGCAGAGCAAGATTTACCGAAGATTCTGTCTCACCATTCATGTCACAATAG AATAAGGAGCTCAATCCCGCTCTCATGGTCACTAGACGGTCCGAAGACCATGTACCACGATTTCTCGACCTCCTTTTGTGAAATTAAACTAAAGATGGTAATCAGAAACACATCTGATGGATTTTTATCTGTGAGCATCAACACCATTGATGGCCTACCGGATGCAGCAGCACCAACTCCTTCCTCTGGAAACCTGTCCGGGTGGCGCTACGTACCAGCCATAACAGAGGAAATGAAACTAACTTCAGACGTCATGGGAAGCCGCCTGGGCAAACCACCACCTTCCATGGAAAGCTCGCCTCCTTTCATATGGTCAGGTTCAAGTTCCACAAAGGTCCAGATCCAGCCATTGTCCAGAACAGAGATCCCCCTGCAGATATCGGTTTTCTCTCCAGGTGTCTACAATCTATGTTCATATACACTTACATGGGAGCTTTCCGAACATGAAAACGCATTGTCATCAACATCATCAGGGATATGCCAAGGCTATCCTTGTTACCTTACTGTTCTTCAGTCTGAGTGA